ACATTGTAATTGAAGGTGTGCAACAAGCTGCTGATAATGGTGTGATTACACAAGCTCAGGCTGATGATTATGCTGGACAAGCTAAGTTTTTACGTGCTATTACACATTTCGAATTGTTAATGTTTTTTGCTAATCCTTATGGAGCAACTAATGGAGAAACTCCAGGAATTCCATACAGAGATTTTGCAATCAATACAGCATCAACTATTGAGCAAGGAATGGCAGAGAATCGTTCTACAGTTAAAGAGAACTACATCAAAATCTTAGCAGATTTAGATGCTGCTGAAGCTACAATTTCTGAAAACTCACTTGTAAAAGCTTCTAAAAATGCTGCAATTGGCTACAAGGCAAAAGTTAAATTACACATGAGAGACTGGGCTGGAGCTTTAACAGAGGTAGCTAAAATTGAAAATGCATACACGCTAACACCAGAACCATGGGGAGTATTTGATAATAATGGATCTAATACTGAATCTATTTTTTCAATTTTAAATACTGCAGCTGTAAATCCTGGAGTTAATGGAGCTATAGCTTCTCAGTACAAGCGCCGTCAATTGGGAGCAATTTCTCCTATTTTATGGAATGATTCAGATTGGAAGGCTGATGATAAGCGTAGAATTTCTACAACTGATGCTAATGACAACGAGAATAATCTTGTTTATGAATTACCAGGAGAATTATACGTTACAAACAAATATCGTGATGGTGTAACGTACACGGATTATACACCAATTTTACGTTTTGCAGATATCATGTTAATTAAAGCAGAAGCTGAAGCACGTAATAGCAATGCTGTTACTACAGCTGCATTAGAAGCTTTAAATGCTGTGCGTGATAGAGCTTTGGTTACATCACCATCTTATACTGCTGCTGACTTTGCATCTGTTGGAGATTTTGTTTCTAAGGTTATAAAAGAGCGCAGAATTGAGTTTGTGATGGAGGGTAAACGTTGGGCTGATATTCATCGTTTACAGCAAGATCCACTTGCAGAAGTTGCAATGGATGGAATCCCTGCCAAATTTAAATCAGGAAGTAATCCGAAAATGTCTAGCTATACTATTGGCACGCCGCCAGCAGCTGTTAACTTGACAATTCAGGCTATTCCTTATTCAGATTACAGATTCTTATGGCCATTACCGTCGTTAGAAACGGTATATAATCCAAATGTGCCACAAAACCCTGGTTACTAGTTTAGTAATTAGTTTATAAAATAAAACACGCCATTGGCGGTTTTTTTATTTAATCTCTTCAATTATTTTTTCTCCGTTTTTGGTAAATTCAAAATACCATTTGTTGTTTTTAGAGTAAATAATACCGTCAACATACGGGTTAGATGCCATGTATAAATTATCAACCGATGTTTTGGTTATTTTATACAAAACCTTTTGGTTTGCATCTTTTAATTCGCCTTGTAAAGCACCGTTTTTAAAATCAAAAACTAAAGCATTGTTAGTAGTTTTGTTTGCTGTTGGTTGTACATTTTCTACCACGGTTTGTTTTACAGGTGCTGGTTTGCTTACAATTAGTTCTGTATCTGTAAATACTATTCTGTTTTTGTTTTGTTGAAAGTTTTTAGCTACGTTTCTAAAAACTTCTCGGTATGCTACGCGGTAATCTTTTTCGCGCGTTTTTCCAAATTCAGATTCGTAAATCAATTTGCCCGTGCAATCTTTAATTGTCATTTTTAAAGCTGTAGTAAATAACGTGCTATCATCTTCATAATTTACATAATACGCATTACAGCGGTTATTTGCCAATTCAGACGGAACATCTTTTTCATCAAAAACTACAAAGCCTTCTTTTTCTAAAAACGATTTGGTGTATTCGTTTAAATTGTATTTGTTGTACGTTTTTAAATCGGCCAAAGTATTTTCTACAACTAAGGTTTTTGTATCGGTTTGCGCGGTAACCCATTGTGCTAAGCCCAATAAAGCTACTAAAGCTATTTTTTTCATTATAAATATTTTTTTAATTCTACTAAGTTATTAATTCTACCTATTTCTAGTTCGGTAAATGCGTTAAATTCGTCAAATAAAATAGCTTGCAAACCTGCTTTTTTAGCACCGTTAAAATCTGCATCAATGCAATCGCCAATCATAACGGCATGTTGCGGTTCGCATTGGGCTTGTTGTAAGGCATAATTGTAAATGGTTGCGCTTGGTTTTTTTGCACCGGTACTTTCTGAATCGGTTATGGTTTTAAAATAATCGGTTAGTTTTGCACTTGTTATTTTACTACGCTGTACCTCGTGCAAACCATTGGTAATAATATGCAAGTTGTATTTAGGTTGTAAATAATCTAAAATAGCTAATGTTCCCTCTATCAAATGATTGCTTTGTGGTAATTCTGTAATATAATCGGTAGCTAGTTGTTCAATTTTATCATCGTTAATTGATACATTAATTGCATCAAAGCTGTCTTTTAATCTGGCGTAACGTAATTGATTGTGTGTAATTTTATTGTTGCGGTACAATTCCCAATATTTGTAATTAATTGCAGGGTATGCCATTAAAAAATCATCAAGTGCATAAAGCAATTGATGATTAGTAAATATGGTTTGAAATGCTACATTCGAATTTTTCTCGAAATCCCATAATGTATGGTCTAAATCAAAAAAAACATCAGTAATATTCTCTAACTTCATTATTTTGCTCCTTTTATAATAACTGCGTTTTCAATGTGGTAAATCCAATCGTCAACATCAGTTTCATTGTATCTAAATGTACCTTCTAACGTTACATATTGGTCGGTTTTAAGTTTTGGTGTTTCGCCTTTAAAAACAATACCCATAATGGTTTCTGGCCCAGCTTGCCCACAAAAAAAGCAAGAAGCAAAAACGTTTTTACTTAATGCATAGCTTTTGTTATCAATCGGTACAATAAACCCGGTCATGGTAATTTTTTTACCTTGTAAAACTTTTAGTTTTGCATTTACAACCGGAAAAGATATTTCGCCATAGCGTGGGTCTTTACGGTTTACATATTTTATATCGCCTAAAATATTCCAGTTTAATTCGGTTGGATTATTTTGTACTATTTCTGTTGTAATAAATCCAGCTTTCTGAACAGGTAAAGCTGATTCTGATTGAGGTAAAAAACAATTCGCTCCAATAATTGCAGCCAATCCTAATCCTAAAATAATTCTTCTTTTAAGCATTTGCTAAAGTTTTTGATATGTTAAGTTTATAAGCTTTTATAGCGGGAATTAAAGCCGAAATAAAACCTACAAACAAAGTTACTACAAATAAAACAATTTCGTTTTGCCAAACAATTTCGAACGGATTAAACGCAATGTTAAATTCGTTTTGAGAAGATAATGAAATGGCGTATAAAGCTAAACGTCCAAAAATTGTTCCAAAAATAAATCCGGTTAAGCATAGTAATACGCTTTCTATAACTACAAGTTTAAGCAACTGAAAGGGTTTTGCCCCCGAAATGCGCAGCAAAGCAAATTCGTATTTTCTTTCTTTTAATCGGTTATATAACGCAATAAAAATACTGATTCCAGATAAAAACATGATCCCGAATGCTAAATATTTTAAGCCATCAATCCCAATGCCAAACATGCTAATTAATCGGTTTACTTCTAATGCAGGTAAAACAGCTTGCATTTTGGTATTTTCAGCAATTAATCGCGGCCACGAAAACAAAGCCATTTTATTTTTAAATGATAACAGAACGGCTGTAATTTGTTTATCTTCTTCGTGTTTGTGTGCATGTTCCTCATGGTCGTGATCATGTTCATGATCTTCGTGTACAACAACATCGGTAGTAACTTCGTCATGATGTTCGTGTTCATGATCGTGTACTTCCCAAACGGTTTCTATATTAGATAGAATAAGATTGTCTAAAATACTTCCGTTTTTTTCTAAAATACCAACTACTGTGTACGGATGTTCATCATGAACATCACCATGTTCGCTAGATCCGTGCGAACCTGCAAACGTATCGCCTAACTTTAGGTTTAAGTTTCTGGCAATTTCTCCTCCAACAACAACTTGTAAAACTTCGGTATAAAGTTCGCCTTGCTCTAATTTACCTTCGTATTTGGTAATATAATCGGGTGTTGTACCCAAAATTTTATAACCTAAATAATTATCTCCAAACGAAAGCGGAATGGCTTGCGCCACAAACGGATTATTCATCCATTTTTGTGCTTCGTTAAAATCTATATTTCCAGTTGGCGCATCAATATGATATACAGAGGATAAAATAACTTGTAATGGCGATCCAGGAGCTCCTAAAACCATATCAATGCCATCTATCGTGCTGTTAAATTTTTTATCAAATTGATTTTGTAGTAAAATCAATAATGTAATAATGGCAACAGAAGCTGTAAGTAAAACCACACTTAAAAAAGTATTTAAGGGTTTAAACCATAAATTTTTCCAAGCTAATTTTCTAATCATTTTAATTCGATTTGGTGGTTAAACTTTTGTTTTAAGCGGGCATCGTGCGTAACAATAACCAAAGCAGTATTGTATTTTTTTGCTAAAGATTGTAATAGGTTCGAAACAATTTCGGTATGATGATCATCTAAGCTTGATGTGGGTTCGTCGGCTAAAATTACTTGAGGTTGCCCCATTAATGCGCGAGCAATAGATACGCGCTGTTGCTGACCAATGCTTAATTGTGTGGTATATTTATTTTCGTGTCCGGCTAAACCTAAAGTTGCTAATAGCTCGGTAGCTAATTGCGTGTTTTTTTTACCAGTTGCTAACCACGATGTCATTTCAAGGTTTTCTAAAACGCTTAAAGCTTCTATAAAATGGGAGTTTTGTAAAATTAAGCCGATGTTTTTACCTCTAAACGAATCTAACTTTGATCCTTTAAGTTGGGTAATATCGGTATCACCAATTTGTATTTTACCCGATTTAGGTTGTTGGATGCCGGCTAATAAATGCAATAAGGTGGTTTTACCTGTTCCAGAATTGCCCGTGATTAATAAAGTTTCCGCAGCATTGCATTCAAAGTTTGGAAAACTAAATAGGGCATTTGTTTGGTAAGAAAAAGTAAGGTCCTTCGTTCGAATCATAATAAACAATTTGCAATTTTATAGTTGCAAGGTAGTAAAAAATGTAGGAGATTACTATTTAAATTAACCCTTCATTAGCAAATGAAAGATAACCGTTGTCGGTATATATTACATGATCTAGTATTGAAATATCTAAGGTTTTGCCAGCTTCAACAATTTTTTGGGTTATTGCTTTATCTGCTTGACTGGCTGTTAATACGCCCGATGGATGGTTGTGAATTAAAATCAGAGCGGTTGCATTATGTTCTAAAGCCAATTTAAATAGAATACGAATGTCAACCAAGCTGGTTGTTATACCGCCTTTAGATAACATAGCTTGATGCAAAATGGTATGTGCATTGTTTAAAAACAAGCACCAAAACTCTTCATGCAACAAATCACTTAAATAAG
This genomic window from Flavobacterium agricola contains:
- a CDS encoding ABC transporter ATP-binding protein, which produces MIRTKDLTFSYQTNALFSFPNFECNAAETLLITGNSGTGKTTLLHLLAGIQQPKSGKIQIGDTDITQLKGSKLDSFRGKNIGLILQNSHFIEALSVLENLEMTSWLATGKKNTQLATELLATLGLAGHENKYTTQLSIGQQQRVSIARALMGQPQVILADEPTSSLDDHHTEIVSNLLQSLAKKYNTALVIVTHDARLKQKFNHQIELK
- a CDS encoding YjjG family noncanonical pyrimidine nucleotidase — encoded protein: MKLENITDVFFDLDHTLWDFEKNSNVAFQTIFTNHQLLYALDDFLMAYPAINYKYWELYRNNKITHNQLRYARLKDSFDAINVSINDDKIEQLATDYITELPQSNHLIEGTLAILDYLQPKYNLHIITNGLHEVQRSKITSAKLTDYFKTITDSESTGAKKPSATIYNYALQQAQCEPQHAVMIGDCIDADFNGAKKAGLQAILFDEFNAFTELEIGRINNLVELKKYL
- a CDS encoding ABC transporter permease, whose amino-acid sequence is MIRKLAWKNLWFKPLNTFLSVVLLTASVAIITLLILLQNQFDKKFNSTIDGIDMVLGAPGSPLQVILSSVYHIDAPTGNIDFNEAQKWMNNPFVAQAIPLSFGDNYLGYKILGTTPDYITKYEGKLEQGELYTEVLQVVVGGEIARNLNLKLGDTFAGSHGSSEHGDVHDEHPYTVVGILEKNGSILDNLILSNIETVWEVHDHEHEHHDEVTTDVVVHEDHEHDHDHEEHAHKHEEDKQITAVLLSFKNKMALFSWPRLIAENTKMQAVLPALEVNRLISMFGIGIDGLKYLAFGIMFLSGISIFIALYNRLKERKYEFALLRISGAKPFQLLKLVVIESVLLCLTGFIFGTIFGRLALYAISLSSQNEFNIAFNPFEIVWQNEIVLFVVTLFVGFISALIPAIKAYKLNISKTLANA
- a CDS encoding RagB/SusD family nutrient uptake outer membrane protein, which gives rise to MRTLKKYIIGTALLSLSLTGCSDDQVLDLNPISSIPESVAFTTPEYVLASVNGMYQAAQIGYYNGAGARGYIWGAAYIQQNDFRGEDVVNTQGFYAITYENNQDPNAAANTIYYWVDGYRLINRCNIVIEGVQQAADNGVITQAQADDYAGQAKFLRAITHFELLMFFANPYGATNGETPGIPYRDFAINTASTIEQGMAENRSTVKENYIKILADLDAAEATISENSLVKASKNAAIGYKAKVKLHMRDWAGALTEVAKIENAYTLTPEPWGVFDNNGSNTESIFSILNTAAVNPGVNGAIASQYKRRQLGAISPILWNDSDWKADDKRRISTTDANDNENNLVYELPGELYVTNKYRDGVTYTDYTPILRFADIMLIKAEAEARNSNAVTTAALEALNAVRDRALVTSPSYTAADFASVGDFVSKVIKERRIEFVMEGKRWADIHRLQQDPLAEVAMDGIPAKFKSGSNPKMSSYTIGTPPAAVNLTIQAIPYSDYRFLWPLPSLETVYNPNVPQNPGY